In one Lysobacter alkalisoli genomic region, the following are encoded:
- a CDS encoding short-chain fatty acid transporter — translation MLNRLSRPAVRLVERWLPDAYLLVLLLTLVAATAAMLVERQTPLAVLRMWGGGFWELLAFSMQMLLVLVTGFMLASTPPVKHGLQWLAKLARGPGMAIVLVSLVSLTASWINWGFGLVVGALFARELAAQVRVDYRLLVASAYSGFVVWHGGLAGSIPLTIATEGHFMAGAMGVVPTSQTIFAFYNLAIVALLFVLVPLVNRWMLPAPEESVFHRPGSGHSDGKPVPPPQGPRQPADRLEDSRLLAWLVGLAGIGFLVDHFIGGGGLNLNIVNFGFLMLAIVLHGTPRRLLASLQLAIKGGAGIVIQFPFYAGIMAIMVKSGLAATLSQSFVSVADADTLPFWSFIAGGVLNVFVPSGGGQWAVQAPIMVPAAEALGADVAKVAMGVAWGDAWTNLIQPFWALPMLALAGLKARDIMGFCLIQLVVTGVVIGGCLLLL, via the coding sequence ATGCTCAACCGTCTCTCACGCCCTGCCGTCCGCCTGGTCGAACGCTGGCTGCCGGATGCCTACCTGCTGGTGTTGCTGCTGACCCTGGTCGCGGCGACGGCGGCGATGCTGGTCGAACGGCAGACGCCACTGGCGGTGCTGCGGATGTGGGGCGGCGGCTTCTGGGAGTTGCTGGCGTTCTCGATGCAGATGCTGCTGGTGCTGGTGACCGGCTTCATGCTCGCCAGCACGCCGCCGGTGAAGCATGGCCTGCAATGGCTGGCGAAGCTGGCGCGCGGTCCGGGCATGGCCATCGTGCTGGTCAGCCTGGTATCGCTGACGGCGAGCTGGATCAACTGGGGCTTCGGCCTGGTGGTCGGCGCGCTGTTCGCGCGCGAACTGGCGGCGCAGGTGCGGGTCGATTACCGGTTGCTGGTGGCCAGTGCATATTCCGGCTTCGTGGTCTGGCATGGCGGCCTGGCCGGCTCGATCCCGCTGACCATCGCGACCGAAGGCCACTTCATGGCCGGGGCGATGGGCGTGGTGCCGACCTCGCAAACGATCTTCGCGTTCTACAACCTCGCCATCGTCGCGCTGCTGTTCGTGCTGGTGCCGCTGGTCAACCGCTGGATGCTGCCGGCGCCGGAGGAATCGGTGTTCCACCGGCCCGGGTCCGGACACAGCGACGGGAAACCTGTGCCGCCGCCGCAGGGACCGCGCCAGCCTGCCGATCGCCTCGAGGACAGCCGCCTGCTGGCCTGGCTGGTCGGACTGGCCGGGATCGGCTTCCTTGTCGACCATTTCATCGGCGGCGGCGGTCTGAACCTCAACATCGTCAACTTCGGCTTCCTGATGCTGGCGATCGTCCTGCACGGCACCCCGCGCCGGCTGCTGGCCAGTCTGCAACTGGCGATCAAGGGCGGCGCCGGCATCGTCATCCAGTTCCCGTTCTATGCCGGGATCATGGCAATCATGGTCAAGTCGGGGCTGGCGGCAACGCTGTCGCAGTCTTTCGTTTCGGTAGCCGATGCAGACACCCTGCCGTTCTGGAGCTTCATCGCCGGTGGCGTGCTGAACGTGTTCGTGCCCTCCGGCGGTGGTCAGTGGGCGGTACAGGCACCGATCATGGTGCCAGCCGCCGAAGCGCTGGGCGCCGACGTGGCGAAGGTCGCGATGGGCGTGGCCTGGGGCGATGCCTGGACCAATCTGATCCAGCCGTTCTGGGCGCTGCCGATGCTCGCACTGGCCGGATTGAAGGCACGCGACATCATGGGCTTCTGCCTGATCCAGCTGGTTGTCACCGGCGTGGTGATCGGCGGTTGCCTGCTGTTGCTGTGA
- a CDS encoding class I fructose-bisphosphate aldolase: MSIEQLAETAQAMVAPGKGIIAIDESTGTIAKRFAGVGVENTEENRRAYRELLLTTPKLSDYISGAILYDETLRQSTKDGVPFAKVMTDAGMIPGIKVDKGAHALAGCPGELVTEGLDGLRTRLEEYYRLGARFAKWRAVINIGDDIPTGTCIDANAHALARYAALCQEQGLVPMVEPEVIMDGSHDIDECFQVTEAVLRSLFASLYDHNVMLEGTILKASMVLPGTTSGEDASVEEVAAATLQCLKSTVPATLTGIVFLSGGQSDEAATAHLDMINRMGPNPWPLSFSYGRAMQQAALKLWSQDIVNNVAAAQQTVYERARDNGLAALGEWQKAA, from the coding sequence ATGAGCATCGAACAGCTTGCCGAAACCGCCCAGGCCATGGTCGCCCCGGGCAAGGGCATCATCGCCATCGACGAGTCCACCGGCACGATCGCCAAGCGCTTCGCCGGCGTCGGCGTCGAGAACACCGAGGAAAACCGCCGCGCCTATCGCGAGCTGCTGCTCACCACGCCGAAGCTGAGCGACTACATCTCCGGCGCGATCCTGTACGACGAAACCCTGCGCCAGTCGACGAAGGATGGCGTGCCGTTCGCCAAGGTCATGACCGATGCCGGCATGATTCCGGGCATCAAGGTCGACAAGGGCGCCCACGCCCTGGCCGGCTGCCCCGGCGAGCTGGTCACCGAAGGCCTGGATGGCCTGCGCACCCGGCTGGAGGAGTACTACAGGCTCGGTGCCCGCTTCGCCAAGTGGCGCGCGGTGATCAACATCGGCGACGACATCCCGACCGGCACCTGCATCGACGCCAACGCCCACGCGCTGGCCCGCTATGCCGCGCTGTGCCAGGAGCAGGGCCTGGTGCCGATGGTCGAGCCGGAAGTGATCATGGACGGCAGCCACGACATCGACGAGTGCTTCCAGGTCACCGAGGCCGTGCTGCGCTCGCTGTTCGCCTCGCTGTACGACCATAACGTGATGCTGGAGGGCACCATCCTGAAGGCCTCGATGGTGCTGCCGGGTACCACCAGCGGTGAAGACGCCAGCGTCGAGGAAGTGGCCGCAGCGACCCTGCAGTGCCTCAAGTCGACCGTGCCGGCGACCCTGACGGGCATTGTGTTCCTGTCCGGCGGTCAGTCCGACGAAGCCGCCACCGCACACCTGGACATGATCAATCGCATGGGCCCGAACCCGTGGCCGCTGTCGTTCTCCTACGGCCGCGCGATGCAGCAGGCCGCGCTGAAGCTGTGGTCGCAGGACATCGTCAACAACGTCGCCGCCGCGCAGCAGACCGTCTACGAGCGCGCCCGCGACAACGGCCTGGCCGCACTGGGCGAGTGGCAGAAGGCCGCGTAA
- a CDS encoding helix-turn-helix transcriptional regulator: MSASTREPGALLSRLSALAQHEGDTPYLRVRARAAHALSAVQIDSAIITVLLEGIKRVRDRGGEWRSVEPGQLLLVPGARMLDVENVPDETRGRPYLSVCITLGQELLDAARLLLPDTRHAIADGVAVEPLGDFAADLEAWCDAIATGNDTQARYALVGAVLGLCSRGHVGVLKPPAPTLAQRIRGLVAGDPARDWRSDLLESALDMSGATLRRRLAAEGTSLRNVVADARLAHALMLLQGTSLPVKTVAHRVGYASVSSFVKRFGERYGIEPSRVSAA; encoded by the coding sequence ATGAGCGCATCGACCCGGGAGCCAGGCGCGCTCCTGTCCCGCCTGTCTGCATTGGCGCAACATGAAGGCGACACCCCGTATCTGCGGGTCCGCGCACGTGCCGCCCATGCATTGAGCGCCGTGCAGATCGACAGCGCCATCATCACGGTGCTGCTGGAAGGCATCAAACGGGTGCGCGATCGTGGCGGCGAATGGCGAAGCGTCGAGCCGGGCCAGCTGCTGCTGGTCCCGGGTGCGCGCATGCTGGATGTCGAGAATGTTCCGGACGAAACCCGGGGACGCCCCTATCTTTCCGTCTGCATCACCCTGGGACAGGAGCTTCTGGATGCGGCGCGGCTGCTGCTGCCGGACACCCGTCATGCGATCGCCGATGGCGTGGCAGTCGAGCCGTTGGGCGACTTCGCCGCGGATCTGGAGGCGTGGTGCGATGCGATCGCGACCGGAAACGATACCCAGGCGCGCTATGCGCTGGTGGGCGCCGTGCTGGGGCTGTGTTCGCGCGGGCATGTCGGGGTATTGAAACCGCCAGCGCCGACGCTCGCACAGCGCATCCGCGGACTGGTTGCAGGCGACCCGGCCCGCGACTGGCGCTCGGATCTGCTGGAATCGGCGCTGGACATGAGCGGAGCCACGCTGCGCCGACGCCTCGCGGCGGAAGGGACGTCATTGCGCAATGTCGTTGCCGACGCCCGGCTGGCGCATGCGCTGATGCTGCTGCAGGGCACGTCGCTGCCGGTGAAGACGGTCGCGCACCGGGTCGGGTATGCGTCGGTGTCGAGCTTCGTGAAGCGCTTCGGCGAGCGCTACGGGATCGAACCATCGCGCGTGTCAGCGGCCTGA
- a CDS encoding N-acyl homoserine lactonase family protein, which produces MTRSIPLFVSLTAALAAMPASAADEVDGVRLYALDCGRLEFRDMTMFSDTGEYDGKPESLVDTCFLVRHPKGTLMWDTGLGDAMAEHEDGVNFGDSLTMHVDVRLVEQLDRIGLRPADITYVAFSHLHFDHTGNANLFSDSTWITSNASVAWAMQDPAPFGVDQDSFSALMSAKRQQIDGDHDVFGDGTVRILKTPGHTPGHQSLEISLAEAGTVILSGDLYHTHANRHGQRVPRINVDRADTLASMNRVEAIVENTGARFVIQHDRKDFESLPKFPAYLD; this is translated from the coding sequence ATGACGCGCAGCATTCCCTTGTTTGTTTCCCTCACAGCGGCGTTGGCCGCGATGCCGGCATCGGCGGCGGACGAAGTCGATGGCGTGCGGCTGTACGCGCTCGATTGCGGCCGCCTGGAGTTCAGGGACATGACCATGTTCTCGGATACCGGCGAATACGACGGCAAGCCCGAGTCGCTGGTCGATACCTGTTTCCTGGTGCGTCATCCCAAGGGCACGTTGATGTGGGATACCGGCCTGGGCGACGCGATGGCGGAGCACGAGGACGGCGTGAACTTCGGGGACAGCCTGACGATGCATGTCGATGTGCGGCTGGTAGAGCAGCTCGATCGGATCGGGTTGCGTCCGGCCGACATCACCTACGTGGCCTTCTCGCACCTGCATTTCGACCACACCGGCAATGCGAATCTGTTCAGCGACTCGACCTGGATCACCAGCAACGCGTCGGTGGCCTGGGCGATGCAGGATCCGGCACCGTTCGGTGTCGATCAGGACTCGTTCTCGGCCCTGATGTCCGCAAAACGCCAGCAGATCGACGGAGACCACGATGTGTTCGGCGACGGCACCGTGCGCATCCTGAAAACACCGGGCCATACGCCAGGCCATCAATCGCTCGAAATCTCGCTGGCCGAGGCCGGCACGGTCATCCTCTCCGGCGACCTGTACCACACCCATGCCAACCGGCACGGGCAGCGCGTGCCCCGGATCAATGTCGACCGCGCCGATACGCTTGCCTCGATGAATCGTGTCGAGGCGATCGTGGAGAATACCGGTGCGCGTTTCGTCATTCAGCACGACCGGAAGGATTTCGAATCCTTGCCGAAATTCCCGGCCTATCTGGATTGA
- the pyk gene encoding pyruvate kinase, with translation MTTQQRRTKILATLGPATDPPGMLDQLLKAGVDVVRLNFSHGDPSSQLARAEAVRAAAKRVGTEVGILADLPGPKIRIERFAEGRVELKTGDAFDLVASEDAPMGNAREVGVSYLDLPGDVAPGDTLLLDDGLMQLRVERVEGARIHCIVLNDGVLSDRKGLNKLGGGLSLGALTERDRELIKVAAEANVDFIAVSFCRNAADMDEARRVAREAGCDAAMVAKVERAEAIANLTEIVDASDVVMVARGDLGVEIGDAELPGLQKKIIKESLARNKVVITATQMLQSMVESPIPTRAEVLDVANAVIDGTDAVMLSAESAAGRYPVKAVEAMVRICLGAERQFAHDTDFEAAPRNLQRVDQAIAMAAMFLTEHIGLRAIVAMTESGGTARFLSRFRSGAPIYAFSRHAGARRRMAMMRDVFPIDYDSRGQTPGEAGRGSIARLVQAGLLEPGERVAFTSGERMEHRGATNTLRLLQVGPDGEAEGLGEL, from the coding sequence ATGACCACGCAACAACGTCGCACCAAGATCCTTGCAACCCTTGGCCCGGCCACCGACCCGCCGGGCATGCTCGACCAACTGCTCAAGGCCGGTGTCGACGTGGTGCGCCTGAACTTCTCCCACGGCGATCCGTCCTCCCAGCTGGCGCGGGCCGAGGCCGTGCGTGCGGCGGCGAAGCGGGTCGGTACCGAAGTCGGCATCCTCGCCGACCTGCCGGGACCGAAGATCCGCATCGAGCGTTTCGCCGAAGGCAGGGTCGAATTGAAGACCGGTGATGCCTTCGACCTGGTCGCGAGCGAAGACGCGCCCATGGGCAATGCGCGCGAGGTCGGGGTCAGCTACCTCGACCTGCCCGGCGATGTCGCCCCGGGCGACACCCTGCTGCTCGACGACGGCCTGATGCAACTGCGCGTCGAGCGCGTGGAAGGCGCGCGCATACATTGCATCGTGCTCAATGACGGCGTGCTGTCCGATCGCAAGGGCCTGAACAAGCTCGGCGGCGGGCTGTCGCTGGGCGCGCTGACCGAGCGCGATCGCGAACTGATCAAGGTCGCCGCCGAGGCCAACGTCGATTTCATCGCGGTGTCGTTCTGCCGCAATGCCGCCGACATGGACGAAGCGCGCCGCGTCGCCCGCGAAGCCGGTTGCGATGCGGCGATGGTGGCCAAGGTCGAACGCGCCGAGGCGATCGCCAACCTCACCGAGATCGTCGACGCCAGCGACGTGGTGATGGTCGCGCGTGGCGACCTCGGCGTGGAGATCGGCGATGCCGAGTTGCCCGGCCTGCAGAAGAAGATCATCAAGGAGTCGCTGGCGCGCAACAAGGTCGTGATCACCGCCACCCAGATGCTGCAGTCGATGGTGGAAAGCCCGATCCCGACCCGTGCCGAGGTGCTCGACGTTGCCAATGCGGTCATCGACGGCACCGACGCGGTAATGCTGTCGGCCGAATCCGCCGCCGGCCGCTACCCGGTCAAGGCGGTCGAGGCGATGGTGCGCATCTGCCTTGGCGCCGAGCGTCAGTTCGCTCACGACACCGATTTCGAAGCCGCGCCGCGCAACCTGCAACGTGTCGACCAGGCGATCGCGATGGCCGCGATGTTCCTGACCGAGCACATCGGCCTGCGCGCGATCGTGGCGATGACCGAGTCCGGCGGCACCGCGCGTTTCCTGTCGCGGTTCCGCTCAGGAGCGCCGATCTACGCATTCTCGCGCCACGCCGGCGCGCGCCGGCGCATGGCGATGATGCGCGACGTGTTCCCGATCGACTACGACAGCCGTGGCCAGACCCCGGGCGAGGCCGGCCGCGGCTCGATCGCGCGCCTGGTCCAGGCTGGCCTGCTGGAACCCGGCGAGCGGGTGGCCTTCACCAGCGGCGAGCGCATGGAACATCGCGGCGCCACCAACACCCTGCGCCTGCTGCAGGTCGGCCCGGACGGCGAGGCCGAGGGGCTGGGGGAACTGTAG
- a CDS encoding WD40/YVTN/BNR-like repeat-containing protein, with amino-acid sequence MPGHWTHTFSFATGAVRFHDLTYVAMSGDELDREKISHAYFSEWDAGTWRDLGKTSWPIAGMAIARKPMQQMCAVGLYGQVKLAGSGDLHEEQIGTSPDAIRARGPLRGVRTIGEHVYAVGMNRQVWRRDDAHQWRSIDEGARPATDSHAVVGFEAVDGFSETDIYAVGWDGEIWHYDGSAWQQKPSPTNIVLTRVLCADDGTVYASGRKGLLLGGRGDSWEVIDHASMIDDIWDLAWYQDKLYLSTMYGLFTLDQDKLLAVDFGEDLPDSCYRLSASDGVLWSIGSKDIMAFDGDSWARID; translated from the coding sequence ATGCCCGGACATTGGACCCACACTTTCTCCTTCGCCACAGGGGCCGTGCGTTTTCATGACTTGACCTATGTCGCGATGAGCGGCGATGAACTGGATCGTGAAAAGATTTCACATGCCTACTTCTCGGAGTGGGATGCGGGCACCTGGCGCGACCTTGGGAAAACGTCATGGCCGATCGCGGGCATGGCCATTGCCAGAAAGCCCATGCAACAGATGTGTGCCGTGGGCCTTTACGGCCAGGTCAAGCTGGCCGGTAGCGGCGATCTCCATGAAGAGCAGATCGGCACAAGTCCGGACGCCATCAGAGCGCGTGGCCCGCTGCGCGGGGTACGCACCATCGGCGAACATGTGTATGCCGTCGGGATGAACCGCCAGGTTTGGCGCCGGGACGATGCCCATCAATGGCGTTCCATCGACGAGGGTGCCCGCCCGGCGACAGACAGCCATGCAGTGGTCGGTTTCGAGGCAGTGGATGGATTCTCCGAAACGGATATTTATGCTGTGGGTTGGGATGGCGAGATATGGCACTACGACGGCAGTGCCTGGCAGCAGAAACCGAGTCCCACCAACATCGTGCTGACCCGGGTGCTCTGTGCGGATGACGGCACGGTCTATGCTTCGGGTCGCAAGGGACTGCTGCTTGGCGGGCGTGGCGACAGTTGGGAGGTCATCGATCATGCAAGCATGATCGACGATATCTGGGATCTCGCCTGGTATCAGGACAAGCTGTATCTATCGACCATGTACGGACTGTTCACACTCGACCAGGACAAGCTCCTGGCGGTCGATTTCGGTGAAGATTTGCCGGATAGCTGCTATCGCCTCAGCGCCTCCGATGGCGTGCTGTGGTCGATCGGCAGCAAGGACATCATGGCCTTCGACGGTGACAGTTGGGCGCGTATCGATTGA